The Corvus moneduloides isolate bCorMon1 chromosome 18, bCorMon1.pri, whole genome shotgun sequence genome window below encodes:
- the KIAA1671 gene encoding uncharacterized protein KIAA1671 homolog isoform X4: MEYYYCPRLLKFLQYLWDQLRQCFSRQPPGAKDTDTLVQEPDSQYGTWNEQRHSGDSFVGESPSLENEVVPGRKQPPGSHPSSLSSQTEPPSLAEHHDFSKDQRSTSLDRSSTDMDSTDGTDLPPAGDTLPEDKSSYFSFIDHTAVLDSSALKTRVQLSKKRRCRAPASHSLRRSRGLDLENRFSLTEEPDNAWMFKDSTEEKKTMQQEDSEEEDKIQHTPRSSSVQAQRLPVFPGMDHSVLKAQLRKRQESESTGDIGSAQLFKSPKAQLGTPGSRVLPSSVEKEDRSEEKSPQWLKELKSKKRQSHYENQTVILTRRR, from the exons GACCAGCTGAGGCAATGCTTCTCCAGGCAGCCGCCGGGGGCGAAGGACACGGACACGCTGGTGCAGGAGCCCGACAGCCAGTACGGCACCTGGAACGAGCAGCGGCACAGCGGCGACAG CTTTGTGGGAGAatctccttccctggaaaatGAGGTTGTGCCAGGGCGGAAGCAGCCCCCGGGCAGCCACCCGTCCTCGCTGTCCTCGCAGACAGAGCCGCCCTCCCTGGCCGAGCACCATGACTTCTCCAAAGACCAAAGGAGCACCAGCCTGGACCGTTCGAGCACGGACATGGACTCCACTGATGGGACTGATTTGCCTCCTGCAGGAGACACACTCCCTGAGGACAAGAGCAGTTATTTCTCCTTCATTGAT CACACGGCTGTCCTGGACTCCAGTGCTCTGAAGACTCGGGTGCAGCTGAGCAAGAAGCGCCGGTGCCGGGCGCCCGCGTCCCACTCGCTGCgcaggagcagagggctggaCCTGGAGAACAGGTTTTCCTTGACAGAAGAACCAGATAATGCCTGGATGTTCAAAGATTCCACAG aagagaagaaaactaTGCAACAGGAAGATTCTGAGGAGGAAGACAAGATCCAGCACACTCCAAGGTCATCTTCTGTGCAAGCCCAGAGACTGCCCGTGTTCCCAGGGATGGATCACTCTGTCCTCAAG gCCCAACTGCGGAAAAGACAAGAGTCTGAGAGCACTGGTGACATcggctctgctcagctcttcAAATCCCCCAAAGCACAGCTCGGCACTCCCGGCAGCAGAGTGCTGCCCTCCAGTGTGGAAAAGGAGGACAG GTCAGAAGAAAAGTCTCCTCagtggctgaaggagctgaaatcaaagaagagACAGAGCCATTATGAGAATCAG acAGTGATTCTAACTAGGAGAAGATAA
- the KIAA1671 gene encoding uncharacterized protein KIAA1671 homolog isoform X3 yields MDYLGDKLTVAQTHMTQWMGTVRRSLQEALNLVTTAVAHERSGGEGGTRTPFKRTSSFRHFASRSRESFRRFSVRSQQRFSSLRKRQPSSEPPELDQLRQCFSRQPPGAKDTDTLVQEPDSQYGTWNEQRHSGDSFVGESPSLENEVVPGRKQPPGSHPSSLSSQTEPPSLAEHHDFSKDQRSTSLDRSSTDMDSTDGTDLPPAGDTLPEDKSSYFSFIDHTAVLDSSALKTRVQLSKKRRCRAPASHSLRRSRGLDLENRFSLTEEPDNAWMFKDSTEEKKTMQQEDSEEEDKIQHTPRSSSVQAQRLPVFPGMDHSVLKAQLRKRQESESTGDIGSAQLFKSPKAQLGTPGSRVLPSSVEKEDRSEEKSPQWLKELKSKKRQSHYENQTVILTRRR; encoded by the exons atggattacCTTGGAGACAAACTGACAGTGGCACAAACTCACATGACCCAGTGGATGGGCACAGTGCGGAGATCCTTGCAGGAAGCACTAAATTTAGTCACTACTGCGGTGGCTCATGAGCGGAGTGGCGGGGAAGGTGGCACCAGGACTCCCTTCAAGAGAACCTCTTCCTTCAGGCACTTTGCATCCCGGAGCAGAGAGTCCTTCCGAAGGTTTTCAGTGCGGAGTCAGCAGAGGTTTTCCTCTTTGAGGAAGAggcagcccagctcagagccaCCCGAGCTT GACCAGCTGAGGCAATGCTTCTCCAGGCAGCCGCCGGGGGCGAAGGACACGGACACGCTGGTGCAGGAGCCCGACAGCCAGTACGGCACCTGGAACGAGCAGCGGCACAGCGGCGACAG CTTTGTGGGAGAatctccttccctggaaaatGAGGTTGTGCCAGGGCGGAAGCAGCCCCCGGGCAGCCACCCGTCCTCGCTGTCCTCGCAGACAGAGCCGCCCTCCCTGGCCGAGCACCATGACTTCTCCAAAGACCAAAGGAGCACCAGCCTGGACCGTTCGAGCACGGACATGGACTCCACTGATGGGACTGATTTGCCTCCTGCAGGAGACACACTCCCTGAGGACAAGAGCAGTTATTTCTCCTTCATTGAT CACACGGCTGTCCTGGACTCCAGTGCTCTGAAGACTCGGGTGCAGCTGAGCAAGAAGCGCCGGTGCCGGGCGCCCGCGTCCCACTCGCTGCgcaggagcagagggctggaCCTGGAGAACAGGTTTTCCTTGACAGAAGAACCAGATAATGCCTGGATGTTCAAAGATTCCACAG aagagaagaaaactaTGCAACAGGAAGATTCTGAGGAGGAAGACAAGATCCAGCACACTCCAAGGTCATCTTCTGTGCAAGCCCAGAGACTGCCCGTGTTCCCAGGGATGGATCACTCTGTCCTCAAG gCCCAACTGCGGAAAAGACAAGAGTCTGAGAGCACTGGTGACATcggctctgctcagctcttcAAATCCCCCAAAGCACAGCTCGGCACTCCCGGCAGCAGAGTGCTGCCCTCCAGTGTGGAAAAGGAGGACAG GTCAGAAGAAAAGTCTCCTCagtggctgaaggagctgaaatcaaagaagagACAGAGCCATTATGAGAATCAG acAGTGATTCTAACTAGGAGAAGATAA
- the KIAA1671 gene encoding uncharacterized protein KIAA1671 homolog isoform X5, whose product MTYSLWAAFIGWIDQLRQCFSRQPPGAKDTDTLVQEPDSQYGTWNEQRHSGDSFVGESPSLENEVVPGRKQPPGSHPSSLSSQTEPPSLAEHHDFSKDQRSTSLDRSSTDMDSTDGTDLPPAGDTLPEDKSSYFSFIDHTAVLDSSALKTRVQLSKKRRCRAPASHSLRRSRGLDLENRFSLTEEPDNAWMFKDSTEEKKTMQQEDSEEEDKIQHTPRSSSVQAQRLPVFPGMDHSVLKAQLRKRQESESTGDIGSAQLFKSPKAQLGTPGSRVLPSSVEKEDRSEEKSPQWLKELKSKKRQSHYENQTVILTRRR is encoded by the exons ATGACTTACTCCTTGTGGGCAGCATTCATTGGATGGATA GACCAGCTGAGGCAATGCTTCTCCAGGCAGCCGCCGGGGGCGAAGGACACGGACACGCTGGTGCAGGAGCCCGACAGCCAGTACGGCACCTGGAACGAGCAGCGGCACAGCGGCGACAG CTTTGTGGGAGAatctccttccctggaaaatGAGGTTGTGCCAGGGCGGAAGCAGCCCCCGGGCAGCCACCCGTCCTCGCTGTCCTCGCAGACAGAGCCGCCCTCCCTGGCCGAGCACCATGACTTCTCCAAAGACCAAAGGAGCACCAGCCTGGACCGTTCGAGCACGGACATGGACTCCACTGATGGGACTGATTTGCCTCCTGCAGGAGACACACTCCCTGAGGACAAGAGCAGTTATTTCTCCTTCATTGAT CACACGGCTGTCCTGGACTCCAGTGCTCTGAAGACTCGGGTGCAGCTGAGCAAGAAGCGCCGGTGCCGGGCGCCCGCGTCCCACTCGCTGCgcaggagcagagggctggaCCTGGAGAACAGGTTTTCCTTGACAGAAGAACCAGATAATGCCTGGATGTTCAAAGATTCCACAG aagagaagaaaactaTGCAACAGGAAGATTCTGAGGAGGAAGACAAGATCCAGCACACTCCAAGGTCATCTTCTGTGCAAGCCCAGAGACTGCCCGTGTTCCCAGGGATGGATCACTCTGTCCTCAAG gCCCAACTGCGGAAAAGACAAGAGTCTGAGAGCACTGGTGACATcggctctgctcagctcttcAAATCCCCCAAAGCACAGCTCGGCACTCCCGGCAGCAGAGTGCTGCCCTCCAGTGTGGAAAAGGAGGACAG GTCAGAAGAAAAGTCTCCTCagtggctgaaggagctgaaatcaaagaagagACAGAGCCATTATGAGAATCAG acAGTGATTCTAACTAGGAGAAGATAA
- the KIAA1671 gene encoding uncharacterized protein KIAA1671 homolog isoform X6 has product MEYYYCPRLLKFLQYLWDQLRQCFSRQPPGAKDTDTLVQEPDSQYGTWNEQRHSGDSFVGESPSLENEVVPGRKQPPGSHPSSLSSQTEPPSLAEHHDFSKDQRSTSLDRSSTDMDSTDGTDLPPAGDTLPEDKSSYFSFIDHTAVLDSSALKTRVQLSKKRRCRAPASHSLRRSRGLDLENRFSLTEEPDNAWMFKDSTEEKKTMQQEDSEEEDKIQHTPRSSSVQAQRLPVFPGMDHSVLKAQLRKRQESESTGDIGSAQLFKSPKAQLGTPGSRVLPSSVEKEDRSEEKSPQWLKELKSKKRQSHYENQV; this is encoded by the exons GACCAGCTGAGGCAATGCTTCTCCAGGCAGCCGCCGGGGGCGAAGGACACGGACACGCTGGTGCAGGAGCCCGACAGCCAGTACGGCACCTGGAACGAGCAGCGGCACAGCGGCGACAG CTTTGTGGGAGAatctccttccctggaaaatGAGGTTGTGCCAGGGCGGAAGCAGCCCCCGGGCAGCCACCCGTCCTCGCTGTCCTCGCAGACAGAGCCGCCCTCCCTGGCCGAGCACCATGACTTCTCCAAAGACCAAAGGAGCACCAGCCTGGACCGTTCGAGCACGGACATGGACTCCACTGATGGGACTGATTTGCCTCCTGCAGGAGACACACTCCCTGAGGACAAGAGCAGTTATTTCTCCTTCATTGAT CACACGGCTGTCCTGGACTCCAGTGCTCTGAAGACTCGGGTGCAGCTGAGCAAGAAGCGCCGGTGCCGGGCGCCCGCGTCCCACTCGCTGCgcaggagcagagggctggaCCTGGAGAACAGGTTTTCCTTGACAGAAGAACCAGATAATGCCTGGATGTTCAAAGATTCCACAG aagagaagaaaactaTGCAACAGGAAGATTCTGAGGAGGAAGACAAGATCCAGCACACTCCAAGGTCATCTTCTGTGCAAGCCCAGAGACTGCCCGTGTTCCCAGGGATGGATCACTCTGTCCTCAAG gCCCAACTGCGGAAAAGACAAGAGTCTGAGAGCACTGGTGACATcggctctgctcagctcttcAAATCCCCCAAAGCACAGCTCGGCACTCCCGGCAGCAGAGTGCTGCCCTCCAGTGTGGAAAAGGAGGACAG GTCAGAAGAAAAGTCTCCTCagtggctgaaggagctgaaatcaaagaagagACAGAGCCATTATGAGAATCAGGTTTGA